A genomic region of Chryseobacterium sp. KACC 21268 contains the following coding sequences:
- the dnaE gene encoding DNA polymerase III subunit alpha, translated as MYLVFDTETTGLPKNFNAPLSDSDNWPRMVQIAWQIHDDNGNLIENQDYIIKPEGYDIPFNAARIHGITTKIANEEGRDLEEILVEFSKALENVRVVSGHNVEFDYNIVGAEFFRKNITDNLQEKPRADTMILGTDYCQLAGGRGGKFKSPKLEELYEKLYGHKFDEAHNAAADVNATAQVFFEMMRIGVIPTDVLKINETQLKEFQTHNPNPIKPFGIVIRRQVASFNNKKKQSDVGSIDDIDLGKYFNFDNHSVFSTLTATTNINDLIKKATDENYAAVGMVDIGNMMGAFKFVSAVEDTNSGRNKKHKEYLAKKQEAEEKGEAFNEEEPITDQLIPIVGCEFFISNRYEQKQFTKDDPDRRTQMVLLAKDFNGYKNLIKLSSIGFQKGFYFGVPRISRELISQYKEGLIALTSGINGDIPNTILNIGEQKGEELFQWWKEEFGDDFYVQIQNHNLPEEEHLNEVLLQFADKYNVKILAQNETYYTNKDDANIQDILGCIKDGEKQSTPIGKGFGKRKGLTTNEYYIKSQDELKQAFLNYPDAFEAYEEFLAKFKPYTLKRDVLLPKFDIPEEFIDPEDEADGGKRGEMAYLRHLTYEGANKRYPVITPEIQERLDFELEVIANTGYPGYFLIVQDFCNEARNMGVSVGPGRGSAAGSAVAYCIKITNVDPIKYDLLFERFLNPERVSMPDIDIDFDDEGRDKVIKWVVEKYGQEQVAQIITYSVLGGKSAIKDAGRVLDLSIPETNMIAKLIPPSPGMNIAKALSKYDKLKPEDQQLVDEMKFILSNSDDSRFSVLESAKKMEGCIRNTGIHACGVIITPEPVSNLVPITIAAKDADILVSQFDNSVAENAGLLKMDFLGLRTLTIIKDAVKLVKERHGVDIDPDEIPLDDAKTYQLFKEGRTIGIFQYESPGMQKYMRELKPTVFADLIAMNALYRPGPIKYIPNFINRKHGTEEIIYDLEETKEYLEETYGITVYQEQVMLLSQKLANFTKGEADTLRKAMGKKQIEVLNKMYPKFIEGGRKNNLDEERLEKIWNDWKAFAEYAFNKSHSTCYAWIAYQTAYLKANYPAEYMASVMSNNINNTASITMFMEDCKAIGVDVLGPDVNESQYKFSVNEKGQIRFGLGAIKGIGEGPSEAIATLRQNGRYKNVYDFFERIPPSQVNKRVAESLVTAGAFDELDTYHRGQYFDIDASGKTNIERLSRYGQSFQDSKNEMDNSLFADFAEEVQIEQPKLLPCAEWPNMHKLNKEKEIIGFYLSAHPLDEFKYQFKFMQGVLSKKAILDEKKDEIPVLDEVIPILETDNTPDEEVPDILVSDEVGLEDEIIEESGKKAEPKGNFNFLNLDEVEAFKDLAFPPKAPELFEEKKSWKDKMNEKDNTKEYTVAGLITEYRVADGFRSGEKVAFVLLEDYTGSYSFRLGDRDYMRLKDKLEVQRFVIMKLKFSQGKDGRVFVNVNDVLELKEAFDRFARSLSIVVPLDSLRKTDIEFFKEKIIENHGEQKLNFFIKNPEDESVLEVVSMKHHININEDLLEVIHSINNYEVFLN; from the coding sequence ATGTACTTAGTTTTCGATACAGAGACCACTGGTTTACCCAAAAATTTCAACGCACCGCTCTCAGATTCAGACAACTGGCCAAGAATGGTCCAGATTGCCTGGCAAATCCACGATGACAATGGAAACCTGATAGAAAACCAAGATTACATCATCAAACCAGAAGGTTATGACATCCCGTTCAACGCTGCGAGAATCCACGGGATAACGACTAAAATCGCCAATGAAGAAGGTCGCGATCTGGAAGAGATCTTAGTAGAATTTTCTAAAGCTTTGGAAAACGTTAGAGTTGTTTCCGGACACAATGTGGAATTCGATTACAACATCGTTGGGGCAGAATTTTTCAGGAAAAACATTACAGATAATCTTCAGGAAAAACCAAGAGCAGATACGATGATCCTGGGAACAGATTATTGCCAATTGGCTGGCGGACGTGGCGGAAAATTCAAATCACCAAAACTGGAAGAACTTTACGAGAAACTCTACGGACATAAATTTGATGAAGCGCATAATGCCGCAGCCGATGTAAATGCGACTGCGCAGGTTTTCTTTGAAATGATGAGAATCGGCGTGATTCCGACCGATGTTTTGAAGATCAATGAAACGCAGTTAAAAGAATTTCAAACCCACAATCCAAATCCGATCAAACCTTTCGGAATCGTCATCAGAAGACAGGTTGCGAGTTTTAACAACAAGAAAAAACAATCCGATGTTGGCAGCATTGATGACATCGACCTTGGAAAATATTTCAATTTCGACAACCACAGTGTTTTCTCGACTTTGACGGCTACGACCAACATCAACGACCTTATCAAAAAAGCAACGGATGAGAATTACGCTGCCGTTGGAATGGTAGATATTGGCAATATGATGGGCGCGTTCAAGTTCGTTTCTGCGGTTGAAGACACGAATTCCGGAAGAAATAAAAAGCATAAAGAATATTTGGCTAAAAAACAGGAAGCCGAAGAAAAAGGAGAAGCTTTCAACGAAGAAGAGCCAATTACAGATCAATTGATTCCAATTGTCGGTTGCGAATTTTTCATTTCCAACAGATACGAGCAAAAGCAATTTACCAAAGATGATCCGGACAGACGAACGCAAATGGTGTTGCTGGCAAAGGATTTCAATGGTTATAAAAATTTGATCAAACTTTCCAGTATTGGTTTTCAGAAAGGATTTTATTTTGGCGTTCCAAGGATCAGCAGGGAATTGATCTCTCAATACAAAGAAGGATTGATTGCCTTGACTTCTGGGATCAACGGCGATATTCCGAATACCATCTTAAATATCGGAGAACAAAAAGGGGAAGAATTGTTCCAATGGTGGAAAGAGGAATTTGGTGATGATTTTTATGTCCAGATCCAGAATCACAATTTGCCCGAGGAAGAGCATTTGAATGAAGTCCTACTTCAATTTGCTGATAAATATAATGTCAAGATCTTAGCTCAAAACGAAACTTATTACACCAACAAAGACGATGCGAATATCCAAGACATTTTGGGTTGTATCAAAGATGGCGAAAAGCAATCAACGCCGATTGGCAAAGGTTTCGGAAAGAGAAAAGGTTTGACGACCAACGAATATTACATCAAAAGTCAAGATGAATTAAAACAAGCTTTTTTAAATTATCCAGACGCTTTCGAAGCTTACGAGGAGTTTTTAGCAAAGTTCAAACCTTATACTTTGAAACGTGATGTTTTGCTTCCGAAGTTTGACATTCCGGAAGAATTTATTGATCCAGAAGATGAAGCTGATGGCGGAAAACGTGGTGAAATGGCCTACCTGCGACATTTGACCTACGAAGGTGCGAACAAACGTTATCCGGTCATTACGCCTGAAATTCAGGAGCGATTGGATTTTGAACTGGAAGTTATCGCCAACACCGGTTATCCCGGTTATTTCTTGATCGTTCAGGATTTCTGTAATGAAGCCCGAAATATGGGCGTTTCGGTTGGTCCAGGTCGTGGATCGGCGGCGGGATCGGCAGTTGCTTATTGCATTAAAATCACGAATGTCGACCCGATCAAATACGACCTCCTTTTTGAGAGATTCCTGAATCCGGAAAGGGTTTCGATGCCCGATATCGATATCGATTTTGATGATGAAGGACGTGACAAGGTCATCAAATGGGTGGTTGAAAAATATGGTCAGGAACAAGTGGCGCAAATTATCACATATTCGGTTTTGGGAGGAAAATCGGCGATCAAAGATGCTGGTAGAGTTCTCGATCTTTCGATTCCAGAAACGAATATGATCGCGAAACTGATTCCGCCAAGTCCAGGAATGAATATTGCGAAAGCGCTTTCAAAATATGACAAGTTAAAACCGGAAGACCAACAATTGGTGGATGAGATGAAGTTCATTCTTTCAAACTCCGATGATTCAAGATTCTCGGTTTTGGAAAGTGCCAAGAAAATGGAAGGCTGTATCCGAAATACGGGAATTCACGCTTGTGGTGTGATCATTACGCCGGAACCTGTGAGCAATTTGGTTCCAATTACGATTGCGGCGAAAGATGCGGACATTTTGGTCTCTCAGTTTGACAACTCGGTGGCGGAAAATGCGGGTCTTTTGAAGATGGATTTCCTTGGACTAAGGACTTTGACCATTATCAAAGATGCGGTAAAACTTGTGAAAGAACGTCACGGCGTTGATATCGACCCGGATGAAATTCCGTTGGATGACGCCAAAACTTATCAATTATTTAAAGAAGGAAGAACGATTGGGATCTTTCAATACGAGAGTCCCGGAATGCAAAAATATATGCGTGAACTGAAACCAACGGTTTTCGCCGATCTGATTGCGATGAACGCCTTGTATCGTCCAGGTCCTATTAAATATATCCCAAATTTCATTAATAGAAAACACGGAACCGAGGAAATCATCTATGACCTCGAAGAAACAAAGGAATATCTTGAAGAAACTTACGGAATCACCGTTTATCAGGAACAGGTAATGCTTCTGTCTCAGAAATTGGCCAACTTTACGAAAGGTGAAGCCGATACTCTGAGAAAAGCGATGGGTAAAAAGCAGATCGAAGTCCTTAATAAAATGTACCCGAAATTCATTGAAGGTGGAAGGAAAAATAACTTGGATGAAGAAAGACTTGAGAAAATCTGGAATGACTGGAAAGCCTTTGCAGAATACGCCTTCAACAAATCCCACTCGACTTGTTACGCGTGGATCGCTTATCAAACCGCTTATCTGAAAGCCAATTATCCCGCAGAATATATGGCTAGCGTAATGAGTAATAACATTAATAACACGGCTTCCATCACAATGTTTATGGAGGATTGCAAAGCTATTGGCGTTGATGTTTTGGGTCCGGATGTGAATGAATCTCAATATAAATTCTCCGTTAATGAGAAAGGACAGATTCGTTTTGGATTGGGCGCTATCAAAGGAATTGGTGAAGGTCCGAGTGAAGCGATTGCAACATTGAGACAAAACGGAAGATATAAAAATGTCTATGATTTCTTTGAGCGAATTCCGCCTTCGCAAGTTAACAAAAGGGTTGCGGAAAGTTTGGTGACTGCCGGAGCCTTTGACGAATTGGACACTTACCACCGCGGACAATATTTTGACATCGATGCTTCCGGGAAAACGAATATTGAAAGACTTTCACGTTATGGACAGAGTTTCCAGGACAGCAAAAATGAAATGGACAATTCTCTATTTGCAGATTTTGCCGAGGAAGTTCAAATCGAGCAGCCGAAACTTTTGCCTTGCGCAGAATGGCCGAATATGCATAAACTCAATAAAGAGAAGGAAATTATCGGATTCTATTTATCGGCGCATCCTTTGGACGAGTTCAAGTATCAATTTAAATTTATGCAAGGTGTGCTTTCCAAAAAGGCAATCCTTGATGAGAAGAAAGATGAAATCCCAGTTTTGGATGAAGTGATCCCAATTTTGGAAACTGACAATACGCCTGATGAGGAAGTACCTGATATTTTGGTTTCTGATGAAGTCGGATTGGAAGATGAGATCATTGAAGAATCTGGCAAAAAAGCAGAACCAAAAGGGAATTTCAATTTCCTGAATCTGGACGAAGTGGAAGCTTTCAAAGATTTGGCATTTCCGCCAAAAGCGCCCGAACTTTTTGAAGAAAAGAAAAGCTGGAAGGACAAAATGAATGAAAAAGACAACACCAAAGAATATACTGTTGCGGGTCTGATCACGGAATATCGTGTGGCGGATGGTTTCCGCAGTGGGGAAAAAGTGGCTTTTGTCCTGTTGGAAGATTACACAGGCTCCTACTCTTTCCGTTTGGGAGACCGAGATTATATGAGGTTGAAAGACAAATTGGAAGTTCAGCGTTTTGTGATTATGAAACTCAAATTCTCTCAAGGAAAAGACGGACGTGTCTTCGTCAACGTGAATGATGTTTTGGAGTTGAAAGAGGCTTTTGACAGATTTGCAAGAAGCTTATCAATCGTTGTTCCACTGGATTCCTTACGTAAAACTGATATTGAATTCTTTAAAGAGAAGATCATTGAGAATCACGGCGAGCAGAAGCTTAACTTCTTTATCAAAAATCCGGAAGACGAATCTGTTTTGGAAGTGGTGAGTATGAAACATCATATCAATATTAATGAGGATCTTTTGGAAGTGATTCATTCCATTAATAATTATGAAGTTTTCCTAAATTAA
- a CDS encoding GEVED domain-containing protein, with the protein MAIGANAQITVNESFEASTSLPTGWTSTGGYSDTSGSTNGVYTGVTCDGNQGLGAEMYGATNGGRTLTIVYTSNPSTSNAKKIDYSFKWFADPYSTGDGVTGTITVSYSRVTGNTYTTLGTTAINAQTGCQTISGTIPESTSATTGVPANAPFKFRVVVTTTNNTALQNDFYWFIDGVKLMQETTVAPSCTTVTLPTTGANPNNNNSITWGTVGGASSYKVYLGTSAGNYDIVNGTAVVNSPYSLTGLLSANTTYFAKVVPTNAIGDATGCTESSFTTGAADYCTVKSNSDNRLDYISNVSYEGITNTTTAGTAASGPSYFDYTAQKATVKIGEAKTLSVTLAADPGYPTDYLTAYIDWNQDKSFSASEKYVLASYTGSGTYTANVSVPADAILGDTRLRVIAEYNGSSTYVPTACNNSYGYGEVEDYTVTVQEATLAVSDVDKGKISVYPNPFTDVLKISDVKGVKSVSVTDVSGREVKSLAPSAELNLSSLKTGLYIVNLKMEDGSVKTFKAIKK; encoded by the coding sequence ATGGCAATTGGTGCAAATGCGCAGATTACCGTCAATGAGAGCTTTGAAGCTTCTACATCATTACCAACAGGCTGGACTTCTACAGGAGGATATTCAGACACAAGTGGGAGCACTAATGGAGTTTACACTGGAGTAACTTGTGATGGCAATCAAGGTTTGGGTGCGGAAATGTACGGCGCAACCAATGGGGGGAGAACTCTTACTATAGTTTATACCAGCAACCCATCTACTTCCAATGCGAAGAAAATAGATTATTCTTTTAAATGGTTTGCTGATCCTTATTCTACCGGGGATGGTGTAACTGGAACTATTACCGTTTCTTATTCCAGAGTAACCGGGAATACTTACACGACATTAGGAACAACAGCCATTAATGCTCAAACGGGATGTCAAACTATCTCGGGAACAATACCTGAAAGTACAAGTGCTACAACTGGCGTTCCAGCGAATGCTCCTTTTAAATTTAGAGTTGTTGTGACAACTACCAACAATACAGCTCTTCAAAATGATTTCTATTGGTTCATAGATGGAGTTAAATTAATGCAAGAAACAACAGTTGCTCCATCTTGTACAACTGTTACACTACCAACTACCGGAGCAAATCCAAACAACAATAACTCTATTACTTGGGGAACCGTAGGAGGCGCATCTAGTTATAAAGTATATTTAGGAACAAGTGCGGGTAACTACGACATCGTAAATGGTACTGCTGTTGTTAATTCTCCTTATTCTCTTACAGGTTTGCTGTCAGCCAATACAACTTACTTTGCTAAAGTTGTACCGACAAATGCAATCGGTGATGCAACGGGATGTACTGAAAGTAGCTTTACTACTGGCGCTGCTGATTATTGCACCGTGAAATCTAATTCCGACAATAGATTGGATTACATATCTAATGTGAGTTACGAAGGAATTACCAATACTACTACTGCTGGTACAGCAGCTTCTGGACCATCTTATTTTGATTATACAGCTCAAAAAGCAACAGTTAAAATAGGAGAAGCAAAAACACTTTCTGTAACTTTAGCAGCTGACCCTGGATATCCTACAGACTATCTTACAGCTTATATCGACTGGAATCAAGATAAATCTTTTTCTGCCTCAGAAAAGTATGTACTTGCTAGTTACACTGGAAGCGGAACTTACACAGCTAATGTTTCAGTACCTGCAGATGCTATTTTAGGCGATACGAGATTAAGAGTAATAGCTGAATATAACGGCTCTTCAACATATGTTCCTACCGCATGTAACAATTCTTATGGCTATGGTGAAGTTGAAGATTACACAGTAACTGTTCAAGAAGCAACATTGGCAGTATCTGATGTAGACAAGGGTAAAATCTCTGTTTATCCTAATCCATTTACAGATGTTCTTAAAATTTCTGATGTGAAAGGTGTTAAATCCGTTTCTGTTACTGATGTCTCTGGAAGAGAAGTTAAATCTTTGGCTCCTTCTGCAGAACTTAACCTTTCTAGTCTTAAAACAGGTTTATATATTGTAAATCTTAAGATGGAAGATGGAAGCGTAAAAACTTTTAAAGCAATCAAAAAATAA
- a CDS encoding GEVED domain-containing protein, with product MKKFLLPSLFAIGFFANAQVDVTASAGTATASYTTLKGAFDAINLGTHQGNIKLSISGNTTETASASLSAIGGAVSYTSILIKPTVAATISGTVSAAALVNLNGATNVTIDGSIIENGTTKDLTFSNTNTGTTSSVLRFINGASNNNVKNIILRGVSTGTTNGVLVFSTSTAAAGNNNNTVTNSEITKGTTNPAVLVYNSGTTAKANTNNVVSNSKIYDFTTYGVFDGGNSDGFSILNNDIYLSAAVASTALTGIRPNTGTVVSSIYRGNKIHDIVTTTAAGAVTGINLYTISATSSILVANNMLYNLSGPTAGSGTIIGIYDQLDPGSVANIYYNTVLISGAVTGTTGSYAYYRAYQNPTVLKNNIFANTRTSSGGYIQAAFRNSNSVGTFTSDYNVLYNSGGSANISAIDLVGTTATQYATFSAYQAAATNATPARDVNSKGVEPVFVSATDLHLSTTDFKNENLSNWATPIAAVTTDFDGDTRSAATPDVGADEFTYVPSTPAPNCTTITSPSASATGVTINPTTITWSVAPNASAYKLYVGTATGSYNLVNGTVTTSTSYTSNLAANSTYYVKVVPYNATGEATGCSELTFTTGSYCSAAGTVDGNTGLGITKVEFSNLSNTSVRAAFQDFTAVAPASVEASRSYNISITNANSTGYYTGDVAYVWIDYNNDGTFDDSTERTAVTVNGITSTGAIVIPATATLGTTRMRVRYSNAGANANTACGTATYGEVEDYSVEIKQYLAVSDVNKAGISVYPNPFTDVLKISDVKGVKSISVNDISGREVKSLAPSAELNLSSLKTGLYIVNLTMEDGSVKTFKAIKK from the coding sequence ATGAAGAAATTTTTACTACCAAGTTTATTTGCGATTGGTTTTTTTGCAAATGCTCAGGTTGATGTTACTGCCTCTGCTGGTACAGCAACAGCTTCCTACACTACATTAAAAGGCGCATTTGATGCCATTAATTTAGGAACACATCAGGGAAATATCAAATTAAGCATTTCAGGAAACACAACCGAAACAGCTTCTGCATCATTAAGTGCAATAGGTGGAGCAGTAAGTTACACTTCTATTTTGATAAAACCTACAGTAGCAGCAACAATATCAGGAACTGTAAGTGCAGCTGCTCTAGTGAATCTTAATGGTGCTACAAATGTTACAATTGATGGTTCAATAATTGAGAATGGAACAACTAAAGACCTTACATTTTCCAATACAAACACAGGTACAACTTCAAGTGTTTTAAGATTCATCAATGGTGCTTCAAATAACAATGTTAAAAACATTATTCTTAGAGGTGTTTCTACAGGTACTACAAATGGAGTTCTAGTATTCTCTACTTCTACCGCTGCTGCTGGTAACAATAATAATACAGTAACAAATAGTGAAATTACAAAAGGTACCACTAACCCTGCTGTTTTAGTTTACAATTCTGGAACAACTGCAAAAGCTAACACTAATAATGTTGTTTCTAATAGTAAAATATATGATTTTACAACTTATGGTGTTTTTGATGGTGGTAATTCTGATGGTTTCAGTATTTTAAACAATGACATTTATTTATCAGCAGCCGTAGCTTCTACAGCACTTACAGGTATTAGACCTAATACGGGAACAGTTGTTTCTTCTATCTACAGAGGAAATAAAATCCACGATATTGTGACAACTACTGCTGCAGGAGCTGTGACTGGAATTAATCTATATACAATTAGTGCCACTTCTTCCATTCTGGTAGCAAATAATATGCTATACAATTTAAGTGGACCTACTGCTGGATCAGGTACAATTATCGGTATATATGACCAATTAGACCCTGGTTCTGTTGCAAATATCTATTACAACACAGTTTTAATTAGTGGAGCTGTAACTGGGACAACTGGTTCATATGCATATTACAGAGCTTATCAAAACCCAACTGTTTTAAAAAATAATATTTTTGCTAATACTAGAACTTCTAGTGGAGGATATATCCAGGCTGCTTTCCGTAATAGCAACTCTGTAGGTACATTCACATCAGATTATAATGTTCTTTACAACAGTGGTGGTTCTGCTAACATTTCTGCAATTGATCTTGTTGGAACTACAGCAACTCAATATGCAACTTTTAGTGCTTATCAAGCTGCGGCTACAAACGCTACGCCTGCAAGAGATGTTAATTCTAAAGGCGTAGAACCAGTATTTGTTTCTGCAACAGACTTACATTTGTCAACTACAGATTTTAAAAATGAAAATCTAAGCAACTGGGCAACACCAATAGCAGCTGTAACGACAGATTTTGATGGTGACACTAGAAGTGCTGCTACGCCAGATGTAGGAGCAGATGAATTCACATATGTACCATCTACACCAGCACCAAACTGTACTACAATTACTTCTCCAAGTGCTTCTGCTACAGGAGTTACAATAAATCCAACAACTATTACCTGGTCTGTTGCTCCAAATGCGAGTGCATACAAATTATATGTAGGAACAGCTACTGGTAGTTACAACTTAGTAAATGGTACCGTTACTACTAGCACATCTTATACCTCTAATCTGGCAGCAAATAGTACTTATTATGTAAAAGTAGTTCCTTATAATGCTACGGGAGAAGCTACAGGATGTTCAGAACTTACTTTCACAACAGGATCGTATTGTTCTGCGGCAGGAACAGTGGACGGAAATACAGGATTGGGTATTACAAAAGTAGAATTTAGTAATTTAAGTAATACATCAGTTCGTGCAGCTTTCCAAGATTTCACAGCAGTAGCTCCTGCATCTGTAGAAGCTAGCAGATCTTATAATATTAGCATTACCAATGCAAATTCAACTGGCTATTATACAGGTGATGTCGCTTACGTTTGGATTGACTATAACAATGATGGAACATTTGATGACAGCACAGAACGTACTGCAGTTACTGTAAATGGAATTACAAGTACAGGAGCTATCGTTATTCCAGCAACTGCTACACTTGGTACAACTCGTATGAGAGTAAGATATTCTAACGCTGGTGCAAATGCCAACACAGCTTGTGGAACTGCAACTTATGGAGAAGTTGAAGATTACTCCGTGGAGATCAAACAATATTTAGCGGTATCAGATGTAAATAAAGCAGGTATCTCTGTATATCCTAATCCATTCACAGATGTTCTTAAGATTTCTGATGTAAAAGGAGTTAAATCTATCTCTGTTAATGATATTTCTGGAAGAGAAGTTAAATCTCTTGCGCCATCTGCAGAGCTTAATCTTTCTAGCCTTAAAACAGGTTTATACATTGTAAACCTAACAATGGAAGACGGAAGCGTAAAAACTTTCAAAGCAATTAAAAAATAA
- a CDS encoding T9SS type A sorting domain-containing protein, which produces MKKILFSCLLALGVGVNAQLDFSEDFEGDATGMIQFGGGGFNTVNYCSATTSGSLTYSATVTQTGWLANLLEKGDLTGQSNNGQKLDITFSYKKAANLTGTLYAAYAVLDDVSNLWSIVTLGTGVPLTATAVTTCGTVTGSIPAGTFDPNKTYAVGTWMAKTGTGVGALYVDDLIIKQAPATAVPACATFTSPTSGASVPGGTYGLAWTTSPTASSYKITIGTTPGASDVVNATVYGNTLNVALPTNSTYYAKVTATNTVGDATGCQEITFTTNSNVGHCGPITSTAPSVIAPIRSVTFAGVTNTSDPTPAGLGAFPVHQDFKNIEFPVKNDVTTLPLSIIGSNNATAANGWGMSVFIDWNNDGDFNDAGEAYFNTFETKVSTSGIPTTVPLTGNITIPAGTALGKRTMRIKYNFQSTAAQDINPALADGCANMTNGQVEDYTIDYQDALAVSDVTKAGISVYPNPFSDVLRISDVKGVKSVSVNDISGRQVKTLAPSAELNLSTLKSGLYIVNLQMEDGSVKSFKAIKK; this is translated from the coding sequence ATGAAAAAAATTCTATTCTCTTGCCTTTTGGCACTAGGTGTTGGAGTTAATGCCCAACTAGATTTCAGCGAAGATTTTGAAGGCGATGCTACCGGTATGATCCAGTTTGGTGGTGGTGGTTTCAATACAGTGAACTACTGTAGTGCTACAACTTCAGGATCTTTAACTTACAGCGCAACAGTTACACAAACAGGATGGCTGGCAAATCTTTTGGAAAAAGGGGACTTAACAGGACAAAGTAACAATGGCCAAAAACTTGACATTACTTTTAGTTATAAAAAAGCAGCTAACCTTACAGGGACACTTTATGCAGCTTATGCTGTGTTAGATGATGTATCCAACCTATGGTCAATTGTGACATTAGGAACTGGTGTTCCGTTGACTGCTACTGCTGTTACAACTTGCGGCACTGTGACAGGCTCAATTCCTGCTGGAACATTTGACCCTAACAAAACTTACGCAGTGGGAACTTGGATGGCTAAAACCGGAACCGGTGTAGGAGCACTTTACGTGGATGACCTTATCATTAAACAAGCGCCTGCAACTGCAGTACCAGCTTGTGCTACATTTACTTCTCCAACAAGCGGAGCTAGTGTACCAGGAGGTACTTATGGACTTGCTTGGACAACTTCTCCTACCGCGAGCTCTTACAAGATCACTATTGGAACTACACCTGGAGCTTCAGATGTAGTGAATGCAACTGTTTACGGAAATACCTTGAACGTAGCACTTCCAACAAATTCAACTTATTATGCTAAAGTAACAGCTACAAATACTGTAGGTGATGCTACAGGATGTCAAGAGATCACATTCACAACAAACAGCAACGTTGGACACTGTGGCCCTATCACTTCTACTGCACCGTCAGTAATTGCACCAATCAGATCAGTTACTTTTGCTGGTGTTACAAATACTTCTGATCCTACACCTGCAGGACTTGGCGCTTTCCCTGTACATCAGGATTTCAAAAATATTGAGTTCCCAGTGAAAAATGATGTTACTACATTACCATTATCTATCATTGGTAGTAATAACGCAACTGCAGCAAATGGATGGGGTATGTCCGTATTCATTGACTGGAATAACGATGGTGATTTCAATGATGCTGGAGAGGCTTACTTCAATACTTTTGAAACAAAAGTTAGCACATCTGGAATTCCAACTACAGTTCCACTTACAGGAAACATCACAATTCCAGCAGGTACTGCTCTAGGTAAGAGAACAATGAGAATCAAGTACAACTTCCAAAGTACCGCTGCTCAAGACATCAATCCTGCATTGGCCGATGGTTGTGCTAACATGACAAATGGTCAGGTAGAAGATTACACAATTGATTACCAAGATGCTCTTGCAGTTTCTGATGTAACTAAAGCTGGTATCTCTGTATATCCAAATCCATTCTCTGATGTTCTTAGAATATCTGATGTAAAAGGTGTTAAATCTGTATCTGTTAATGATATCTCTGGAAGACAAGTTAAAACACTTGCTCCTTCTGCAGAACTTAACCTTTCTACCTTGAAATCTGGATTGTACATCGTTAACCTTCAAATGGAAGACGGAAGCGTAAAATCTTTCAAAGCAATCAAAAAATAA